In one window of Episyrphus balteatus chromosome 3, idEpiBalt1.1, whole genome shotgun sequence DNA:
- the LOC129913294 gene encoding uncharacterized protein LOC129913294, translating into MLLQTKFTRLQIAIFGLLSAQIIFTLITSTAASDESSSLTTDPQLRLPNTTIPIKYHLHIFTQIDQEVLEYKGNVTIDLSVKQSTKEIVLHAKLLRDFKVNLIDLLNSSYQQFESLKWVHENETDFLRISSPIELKLGQQYRLEILFTGDIRLQNFGFYRTTYLDEENNTIPLASTQFEPTSARLAFPCFDEPSFKATFVISITHGSTYSALSNMPVDGKLIPGSNGEMTTTTFQETPVMSTYLIAFVVSNYEHISEFVNGIDHRVFFPPRSKDQGKKALKNAIASVTALENYLGIKYPLPKLDHIRLDKTYGLAMENWGLITYNTKNLLSAFEGGSARQTTIKMTNVQNHEIAHQWFGNLVSPKWWTYAWLNEGFATYFGYITTELVHPEWKIMELFIQKEVDVIIHWPITHAMTQYVEKEADIKSTFDVVCYQKSASVIKMFHHAIGLKTFIKGVAFYLNKFQYSVADENDLYGALQTVIDEDEQNVFKYSDKISSIWRSWTVNAGIPIVTVTRNYDNGTITFRQRSNSKHHSHERWWIPLSFATASNPNFDQTEADIILPPHKELTLHINDINLNITNNEWLIVNKQQTGLFFVVYDDRNYGLIADQLNTDYQKIHMFNRALLFRDLTEFTDRDISDMNALLSALQYLKYEQDLMPWNTASDFILELLSKLYGSSALEMFKSFIRDIVGEIYQRIRRLPETAIDSITRSKVIEVACKVDLTDCLSYTEALAKEYFYNGQDIETAVRDIALCQGVKYISTKEFQNLLEKMTAPNVSAEDYDDIIYAIRCVESKESLKYFLNFMLGENSTHEAMTEFEKMQYVSFFYVSNYFSRPVIMEFLRDNYKTLFKTSSVVEYSLTRICNYVSEEGGQKEEFLKLLADIKEYFRDAPKTEDLKIGSRIRQIEHFKKKHEESISVWLSNYERSNRKARSAASSKIRPSLTAARYIVAAGFISKLIMISATKAWNERYGTSSLKNISKVVRIESAVAQGAYWSSFLRLWQSILIEFHIKLVAEIKNFHFEFCFSATNMANHKQLILAATILLAIGGSIVQSSTIKRIPPLFQDHERRSLWEDIQDIKVKADEPDYRLPNNTYPLTYGVELTTKIKSGDLNFQGVVTIKIRVDEADTNKVVVHARQLEIGEAKLIDDAGKSTALTNSYAADTEFLTLTTSDNLVLVKGKIYDVVINYKGKLREDNGGFYVSTYLNKDKEVVYLATTQFESTDARHAFPCYDEPAKRANYTITINHDQSLNAISNMPVDVQKSSPGKTVFQETPKMPSYLVAFVVSDFESTSGSLNELTQRIFSRKGTQGDQEFALFAGIQITARLADYYGVPFTLPKLDQVAVPDFAAGAMENWGIATYREEYLLYNPKHSTLNTQTNIANIVAHEYTHMWFGDLVTPKWWTYLWLKEGFATLYSYQAADEVYPEWDIMQMFIVSEFQKGLSYDGGAKPRPMSHYVQKPNEIRSLYDSVSYSKAGAVLKMWEHAITDEIFKEGLNIYLNQHKFTGAEEDDLFDSIGKACKNANHEIPDTINLMMKTWTNQGGAPLLTVTRNYDDGSFTIKQTAFHTDDSVVDNKLWYIPVNYASKNKSDFRSTVAELYLKDQSAVIQGQIPANDWLILNKQSTGYYRVNYDEKNWQLITQSLIENPFKIHTLNRASLLYDAYTLSSTAHLKHEVILGLTLFLKNEDQYAPWSTANTILTTFNRFLSGDKEYPVFRKYVADVVGNIYNRLGVQYYTGEQHFTNNVRTIAINLACIAGVQSCLEDSFDKLTELVANNVEIEPNLQSVVYCNGLKKGGSAEFDYVYNRLMNSVDQAERKTLISALGCSHDLVLLSRFVQTSIKETPDVTLRVQERITLLSSAYSRGELGLFACIDFLHDNYNEYAELTSGFGGTNPLDSDIRGMSSYVVNANQEARLLELVEKVKNHPAVSTNLEAQVKANIMANFDWLNDNRQPVMKWVVEHYKDSAASISIVPAVMALCYAIVRLF; encoded by the exons acctCTTGCCTCAACTCAATTTGAACCAACTAGTGCTCGATTGGCTTTTCCATGTTTTGACGAACCATCATTTAAGGCAACATTTGTGATCAGTATTACACATGGAAGTACCTATTCGGCTTTGTCAAATATGCCAGTAGATGGAAAACTTATCCCAGG ttCCAATGGAGAAatgacaacaacaacatttCAAGAAACCCCCGTCATGTCAACTTATCTGATTGCCTTTGTTGTATCCAACTATGAACATATAAGTGAATTTGTCAATGGCATTGATCATAGAGTTTTTTTCCCACCAAGATCCAAAGATCAAGGAAAAAAAGCTCTTAAAAATGCAATAGCATCTGTGACAGCTTTGGAAAATTATCTTGGAATAAAGTATCCTTTGCCAAAATTAGATCATATTCGTTTGGATAAAACCTATGGCTTAGCTATGGAAAATTGGGGTCTAATTACATACAATACGAAAAATTTACTCTCAGCTTTTGAGGGAGGCAGTGCTCGTCAAACTACAATCAAAATGACCAATGTACAAAACCATGAAATCGCTCATCAATGGTTTGGTAATTTGGTATCGCCCAAATGGTGGACTTATGCATGGTTGAATGAAGGATTTGCCACATATTTTGGCTACATTACGACCGAGTTG GTTCATCCTGAATGGAAAATTATGGAGCTATTTATTCAAAAGGAGGTAGATGTTATAATACATTGGCCAATTACACATGCAATGACGCAGTATGTAGAGAAGGAAGCTGACATTAAATCTACATTTGATGTGGTTTGTTATCAAAAAT ctgccAGTGTTATAAAAATGTTCCACCACGCAATCGGTCTCAAAACATTCATCAAAGGTGTTGCCttctatttaaataaatt TCAATATTCTGTAGCAGATGAGAATGATTTATATGGAGCCCTTCAAACTGTCATCGATGAAGACGaacaaaatgttttcaaatattCTGATAAAATTTCATCAATATGGCGTTCATGGACTGTTAATGCTGGAATACCAATTGTAACAGTTACTCGAAATTATGACAATGGAACTATTACATTTCGACAAAGATCGAATAGTAAACATCATTCGCATGAAAGATGGTGGATACCATTGAGTTTTGCAACTGCTTCGAATCCAAATTTTGATCAAACTGAAGCTGATATTATTCTTCCGCCGCATAAGGAATTAACTCTTCATATAAATGATATCAATTTGAATATTACGAACAATGAATGGTTGATTGTTAATAAGCAGCAAACTGGGTTATTCTTTGTGGTCTATGATGATCGAAATTACGGGCTGATAGCAGATCAACTAAATACTGATTATCAGAAGATTCACATGTTTAATCGAGCTTTGTTGTTTCGGGACCTTACCGAATTCACAGATCGAGATATTAGCGATATGAATGCTCTCCTTTCGGCTTTGCAATATCTCAAATACGAGCAAGATCTTATGCCATGGAATACTGCTTCAGATTTTATATTAGAATTGTTATCGAAGCTTTATGGAAGCTCCGCACTTGAAATGTTCAAAAGTTTCATTCGTGATATTGTTGGGGAGATCTATCAGCGGATTCGTCGACTTCCGGAAACGGCTATTGATTCCATCACAAGATCGAAGGTTATTGAAGTTGCATGTAAAGTTGATTTGACCGATTGTCTTTCGTATACCGAAGCTTTAGCGAAGGAATATTTCTACAATGGCCAGGATATAGAGACTGCTGTTAGAGATATTGCACTGTGTCAAGGCGTCAAATACATTTCTACCAAAGAATTCCAGAATTTACTGGAAAAGATGACTGCTCCGAATGTGAGTGCCGAGGATTATGACGACATCATTTATGCAATTCGTTGTGTCGAGTCAAAGGAAAGTCTCAAATACTTTCTTAATTTTATGTTGGGAGAGAATTCGACACATGAAGCCATGACAGAATTTGAGAAAATGCAATATGTGTCATTCTTTTATGTTTCGAATTATTTCTCGAGGCCTGTTATAATGGAATTTCTGCGTGATAATTACAAGACATTGTTCAAAACTTCGAGTGTTGTGGAATATTCATTGACAAGGATTTGTAATTATGTCTCGGAAGAAGGCGGACAAAAAGAAGAG ttCTTGAAGCTTCTAGCAGATATTAAAGAATATTTCCGTGATGCACCAAAAACTGAAGATTTGAAAATTGGATCGAGAATAAGGCAGATTGAACATTTTAAGAAGAAACATGAGGAGAGCATATCTGTATGGCTAAGTAATTATGAACGATCAAATCGTAAAGCGCGAAGTGCGGCAAGTTCGAAAATTAGGCCAAGTCTGACGGCTGCCCGGTATATTGTTGCAGCGGGTTTTATTAGTAAATTAATTA TGATATCAGCTACAAAGGCCTGGAATGAACGATATGGAACATCTTCCCTGAAAAACATATCGAAAGTTGTGAGAATTGAATCAGCTGTTGCCCAAGGAGCATATTGGTCTTCATTTCTCAG ACTTTGGCAATCAATCTTAATTGAATTCCATATAAAGTTGGTcgctgaaattaaaaattttcacttcGAGTTTTGTTTTTCGGCCACAAACATGGCTAACCATAAGCAGCTTATATTAGCTGCTACAATCCTCCTTGCAATTGGAGGAAGTATTGTTCAATCGTCAACTATCAAAAGGATTCCTCCACTTTTTCAGGATCATGAACGTCGTTCACTGTGGGAGGATATTCAGGATATCAAAGTAAAAGCTGACGAACCCGATTATCGTTTGCCGAATAATACCTATCCTTTAACTTATGGCGTAGAATTGACAACGAAAATTAAGTCAGGCGATTTGAATTTTCAAGGAGTGGTTACCATCAAGATTCGAGTAGATGAAGCCGATACCAATAAGGTTGTAGTTCATGCTAGACAATTGGAAATTGGAGAGGCTAAACTTATTGACGATGCTGGAAAATCTACCGCACTTACTAATTCGTATGCAGCTGATACGGAATTTCTGACTCTTACCACATCGGATAATTTGGTTTTGGTCAAGGGAAAAATCTACGATGTCGTAATTAACTACAAGGGAAAGTTACGTGAAGACAATGGAGGCTTTTACGTGTCGACTTATTTGAACAAAGATAAGGAAGTTGT TTACTTGGCAACAACCCAATTCGAAAGTACCGATGCCCGTCATGCATTCCCCTGTTACGATGAACCTGCCAAACGTGCCAACTACACCATCACAATCAATCATGATCAATCGTTAAACGCAATCTCAAATATGCCAGTCGATGTACAAAAATCAAGTCCTGGCAAGACTGTTTTCCAAGAAACTCCCAAAATGCCAAGTTACCTCGTTGCTTTTGTCGTTTCCGACTTTGAATCCACATCGGGTAGTTTAAACGAATTGACACAACGCATCTTCTCCCGCAAGGGTACCCAAGGTGATCAGGAATTTGCTCTATTTGCTGGTATTCAAATTACTGCCCGTTTAGCTGATTATTATGGTGTGCCATTTACTCTACCCAAATTGGATCAAGTTGCTGTACCAGATTTTGCTGCTGGCGCTATGGAAAATTGGGGTATTGCTACTTATCGAGAGGAATATCTGTTGTATAATCCTAAACATTCGACATTGAATACACAGACAAATATTGCAAATATTGTTGCACATGAATATACACACATGTGGTTTGGTGATTTGGTAACACCGAAATGGTGGACATATTTGTGGTTGAAGGAGGGATTTGCAACATTGTATTCATATCAAGCTGCTGATGAG GTCTATCCAGAATGGGACATTATGCAAATGTTCATTGTCAGTGAATTCCAAAAGGGTCTCTCCTACGATGGTGGTGCCAAACCCCGTCCAATGTCTCATTACGTTCAAAAACCCAACGAAATTCGTTCCCTATACGATTCAGTCTCATATTCCAAAGCTGGTGCTGTATTAAAAATGTGGGAACATGCAATAACTgatgaaattttcaaagaagGTCTTAATATTTACTTGAATCAACA tAAATTCACTGGTGCTGAAGAAGATGATCTATTCGATTCAATTGGTAAAGCTTGTAAAAATGCCAATCATGAAATTCCAGATACAATCAATTTGATGATGAAAACATGGACAAATCAAGGTGGCGCTCCACTTTTAACTGTTACACGAAATTATGACGATGGATCATTCACTATTAAACAAACTGCTTTCCATACTGATGATTCAGTAGTAGACAATAAGTTATGGTACATTCCAGTGAATTATGCTTCGAAAAATAAGTCCGATTTCCGTAGTACTGTTGCTGAGTTGTATTTGAAAGATCAATCTGCAGTTATTCAGGGACAAATACCCGCCAAtgattggttgattttgaacaAACAATCTACTGGATATTATCGTGTAAACTATGACGAAAAGAACTGGCAACTTATTACTCAAAGTTTGATTGAAAACCCTTTCAAAATTCATACTCTTAATAGGGCTTCTTTGTTATACGATGCCTATACTTTAAGTTCAACAGCTCATTTGAAACACGAAGTTATCTTGGGTTTGACATTATTCTTGAAAAATGAAGATCAATATGCTCCATGGTCAACAGCTAATACCATTTTGACAACATTCAATAGGTTCTTGAGTGGAGACAAAGAATACCCGGTCTTTAGGAAATATGTTGCTGATGTTGTTGGCAACATTTACAATCGTCTTGGTGTCCAATATTATACTGGAGAGCAACATTTTACAAATAACGTTCGTACAATTGCTATCAACTTGGCTTGTATTGCCGGAGTTCAAAGCTGTTTGGAAGACAGTTTTGACAAATTGACGGAACTTGTTGCTAATAATGTAGAAATCGAACCTAATCTACAATCTGTGGTTTATTGTAATGGCTTGAAGAAGGGTGGAAGTGCCGAATTCGATTATGTTTATAACCGTTTGATGAATTCGGTTGATCAAGCTGAGAGAAAGACACTAATTTCAGCCTTGGGTTGTAGTCACGATCTAGTCCTTTTGAGTAGATTCGTTCAAACTTCAATTAAGGAAACGCCTGATGTTACATTGAGGGTTCAAGAAAGAATTACTTTGTTAAGTTCGGCTTATTCACGTGGTGAACTTGGTCTATTTGCTTGTATTGATTTCCTCCATGATAACTATAACGAGTATGCTGAACTTACAAGTGGCTTTGGAGGTACTAATCCCCTTGATTCTGATATCAGGGGTATGTCTAGTTATGTTGTTAATGCTAATCAAGAAGCTAGG ttGCTTGAATTGGTTGAAAAGGTTAAAAATCATCCTGCTGTTTCAACGAATCTTGAAGCTCAAGTTAAAGCTAATATTATGGCTAATTTCGATTGGTTGAATGACAATCGTCAGCCTGTGATGAAATGGGTTGTTGAACATTATAAGGATTCAGCAGCTAGTATATCGATTGTTCCAGCTGTTATGGCTTTGTGTTATGCCATAGTTAGACTTTTCTAG